A part of Candida albicans SC5314 chromosome 2, complete sequence genomic DNA contains:
- a CDS encoding uncharacterized protein (Protein of unknown function; mutants are viable; rat catheter and Spider biofilm induced), producing the protein MINDNIYKSIHSMASATGPTATGISHGANPADDVNNTDPNLKRISQFILLGAAEATGNRHHNLHDGKSELSYESSLDIMSVQNNEELKDEFDEFIEIPTLVSDNESEEIESIATKTSAPHWKSQLSLQPTPATSQSGSNREGVQAARFNVQSANNHQHQPVVHQHTSIQRANIKRGILATRKNNQQPAITVDDVKQSINSTTTTTTTTTTASTSKQSSLECSQEQFKLERTKIMTIVIKYVTAKIHNSFPPDSGRNVKQNELPLDKFLLILTSRLRITSPVFLKAIIYLFRYMDIIYLLRYLNQTNNFVNYNDMGFELKKLIVGCLKLAIIKENRITKNKYVLNWEQITGLKNQEINSIVKTLVGRMNGKLNIKDVEVANMKNEMFRFVKMISTQV; encoded by the coding sequence ATGATTAATGACAATATTTATAAGAGTATTCATAGTATGGCTTCGGCCACTGGTCCAACTGCCACGGGTATTTCCCACGGTGCCAATCCTGCAGATGATGTGAATAACACTGATCCtaatttaaaaagaatttcTCAATTTATACTTTTAGGAGCTGCAGAAGCAACGGGGAATAGACATCATAATTTACACGATGGTAAAAGTGAACTTTCATATGAATCATCGTTGGATATTATGTCTGTGcaaaataatgaagaattaaaagatgaatttgatgaatttattgAGATTCCAACATTGGTGTCCGATAACGAAtcagaagaaattgaatcgATTGCCACTAAAACTTCAGCACCACATTGGAAATCGCAATTATCATTACAACCAACACCAGCCACTAGTCAAAGTGGCAGTAATAGAGAAGGTGTCCAAGCTGCAAGATTTAATGTGCAATCAGCaaataatcatcaacatcagcCAGTGGTCCATCAACATACCTCTATCCAGAGGGCAAATATTAAAAGAGGAATTCTTGCCACCAGAAAAAATAACCAACAACCAGCTATCACTGTTGACGATGTTAAACAATCTATCAACTCtacaacaactactactactacaacaacaacagcctCGACTTCCAAACAATCTTCATTGGAATGTTCTCAGGAACAATTCAAACTTGAAAGAACCAAAATCATGACCATTGTTATCAAATATGTGACTGCAAAAATTCATAATTCTTTCCCACCAGATTCAGGTAGAAATGTTaaacaaaatgaattaCCATTGGATAAATTCTTGTTAATATTGACAAGCAGATTAAGAATAACCTCACCGGTGTTTTTAAAAgcaataatttatttgtttagATATATggatataatttatttattacgATACTTGAATCAAACCAATAATTTTGTCAATTATAATGACATGGGatttgaattgaagaaattaattgtGGGTTGTCTTAAACTTGCAATTATAAAAGAGAATAGGATTactaaaaacaaatatgtTTTGAATTGGGAACAAATTACTGGATTGAagaatcaagaaattaattcTATTGTTAAAACATTAGTTGGAAGAATGAATGGGAAATTAAACATTAAAGATGTTGAAGTTGCTAATATGAAGAATGAAATGTTTAGATTTGTTAAAATGATATCTACACAAGTTTAG
- a CDS encoding uncharacterized protein (Ortholog of Candida albicans WO-1 : CAWG_04197) — protein sequence MTTATIKIDTALFIRLAKLPSEIVAYIIGFLPKCMLPELLYFPPIKEIVVSTIFSDVNIAEEYLRDKASDVPGVGYGICYCDYFKVTLDDLKRGIDQWSIYPRCIYIDNVEDFQNVCDDFPELLFKAQSINGSFAGDEGPNPEPFFKFFLDLNIKFDSLSLSNFSDPLTVPPIATSIELLNASLTNYVIPGVKKLDVDAGSDEMETQTYAFSSDLENLLLYTKRSIEVTLPQTLRKLEVYAFQSSVHFISEEMVNLEYLTIQLPNIRTFNETGIIAPNLKELNVRCDQLSNLEELRQFQHLKELEFGFCNYPFGLFDEDSFPELESFMCWGCHISDSEDCHNSSLIFPRNLKQLAIECPGFENVDFTTAMLPLTLTILHVSGLSFNDGYLGENLRYVNVQGSSLVFKKRFIIFPMVEKFILKADHLTFESSDFMYHLPASLMHLNLFACEQGKMNPLAQKVKWPSMLSGFVFQNFKINYETLKLLNMKESRIEEIDICGGDIKTLDADLFPVSVKDLSLVQMGIEEVLGSFEDLENLQKLSLQGNQLKKISPVRMPVSSLSFLDLKQCNLRLISPFVVSMFEEKNKNVKLRVNATGNLNLNVFDVRRALKASKGLSLNVNNFDKNLIEVSKRSTRLCCEYELPDPYFKESEMEEEVVSVSDYDSDDLYNGSGFDPDEEYMGIIVLSK from the coding sequence ATGACCACCGCAACCATTAAGATCGACACTGCTCTATTTATTAGGTTAGCAAAACTTCCGTCAGAAATCGTTGCTTATATCATTGGTTTCTTACCGAAATGTATGTTGCCAGAATTATTGTACTTCCCACCAATTAAGGAGATTGTtgtatcaacaattttttcagATGTGAATATTGCTGAAGAGTACCTAAGGGATAAGGCCAGTGATGTACCAGGTGTTGGATATGGAATTTGCTATTGCGATTATTTCAAAGTCACACTCGACGATTTAAAAAGGGGTATTGATCAATGGAGTATTTACCCAAGATGCatatatattgataatgtggaagattttcaaaatgTATGTGATGACTTCCCTGAACTATTATTCAAAGCCCAGAGTATCAATGGTTCATTTGCAGGGGATGAGGGCCCAAATCCAGAACCTTTctttaaattctttttggatttgaatatcaagtttgattcattaagtttatcaaatttctCTGATCCACTCACAGTACCTCCTATTGCTACAAGCATTGAACTACTAAATGCTTCATTGACCAACTATGTGATACCGGGGGTAAAGAAGTTGGATGTTGATGCTGGATCTGATGAGATGGAAACCCAAACATACGCTTTTTCTTctgatttggaaaatttatTACTCTATACTAAAAGGTCGATTGAAGTGACCTTACCTCAAACTTTGCGGAAACTAGAGGTATACGCATTTTAGAGCTCAGTGCATTTTATATCAGAAGAGATGGTTAATTTGGAATACTTAACAATTCAGTTGCCAAATATTCGAACTTTTAATGAAACAGGAATAATTGCTccaaatttaaaagaaCTAAATGTAAGATGTGATCAATTGTCAAATCTCGAGGAGTTGCGACAATTCCAAcatttgaaagaattagaatttgGATTTTGTAATTATCCCTTTGGGTTGTTTGATGAAGATTCTTTTCCCGAGTTAGAAAGTTTTATGTGCTGGGGGTGTCATATTCTGGATTCAGAAGATTGTCATAACtcatcattaatttttcCTCGAAATTTGAAGCAATTAGCAATTGAATGTCCCggttttgaaaatgttgaTTTCACCACGGCAATGCTCCCACTTACATTAACTATTTTGCATGTTTCTGGTCTATCTTTTAATGATGGATATTTGGGTGAAAACTTACGGTATGTTAATGTTCAAGGTTCAAGCCTTGTATTTAAAAAGAGATTCATAATATTCCCCATGGTCGAAAAATTCATATTGAAAGCTGATCATCTAACATTTGAAAGTCTGGATTTTATGTATCATTTACCTGCCAGCCTAATGCACTTGAACTTGTTCGCCTGTGAGCAGGGAAAGATGAACCCCCTTGCACAAAAAGTAAAATGGCCGTCGATGTTGAGTGGTTTCGTCTTTCAGaacttcaaaatcaattatgagacattaaaattgttgaatatgAAAGAGTCtagaattgaagaaattgatatttgcGGGGGTGATATCAAGACATTAGATGCTGACCTATTTCCTGTCAGTGTCAAAGATCTATCTTTAGTGCAAATGGGAATCGAGGAAGTGTTGGGCTCGtttgaagatttggaaaatcTACAAAAGCTTTCTCTACAAGGgaatcaattaaagaaaatatcACCCGTTAGAATGCCAGTATCATCATTGAGCTTTTTAGATCTAAAACAATGCAACCTTCGTTTGATATCACCATTCGTGGTTTCAATGTTTGaggaaaagaataaaaatgtTAAGCTAAGAGTCAATGCTACAGGGAACTTGAATTTGAATGTTTTTGATGTAAGGAGAGCATTGAAAGCATCAAAAGGACTCTCATTGAACGTTaacaattttgataaaaatttgatagAGGTTTCGAAGCGTTCTACTCGTTTGTGTTGTGAGTATGAGCTTCCTGATCCTTATTTTAAAGAATCTGAAATGGAAGAGGAGGTGGTGCTGGTTTCCGACTATGATTCAGACGATCTCTATAATGGAAGTGGATTTGATCCGGATGAAGAATATATGGGGATCATAGTTTTaagtaaataa